Proteins encoded by one window of Ochrobactrum sp. BTU1:
- a CDS encoding linear amide C-N hydrolase, giving the protein MAPEFWFACTALLFKDANAGAYAGRTMELSMELPYVIASIPKGHRFTSVVDDHSPLEFQAKYAIFAIAVPNGSLADLKIVEGVNEKGLTFSVLAYAGASGPADNAEKTKALLAAIDLGAWVLGQFETASDVKAKLSEDTVILTSLAPLHGAKTPFHFVVHDTLGQSIVIEFSSEKQNVYDNPVGVMTNGPEFTWHLTNLNNYTFLTNLDQSTGKFGGLDVTQPDSGIATAGLPASNTSVGRFVRAAYYSTFAEKTQPGNAVSALAHIMNNFDRPRGITIDPPQSGGLDIEGISATNEQEYKTEYTSWTVLADLNKKQFYVRTYSGINFTKFDLQRLFSVTELKVASLEKISRLNLPDATDAFLQ; this is encoded by the coding sequence ATGGCACCGGAGTTTTGGTTCGCTTGTACTGCTCTTTTATTTAAGGATGCAAATGCGGGGGCGTATGCTGGGCGCACCATGGAACTATCGATGGAATTGCCATACGTTATCGCATCAATCCCCAAAGGACATCGGTTTACCTCGGTTGTAGACGACCACAGTCCACTTGAATTTCAGGCGAAATATGCAATCTTTGCAATCGCTGTACCCAATGGCAGCCTTGCGGATCTCAAGATCGTTGAAGGGGTCAATGAGAAAGGTCTAACATTTAGCGTACTCGCCTACGCCGGCGCATCAGGGCCCGCTGACAATGCAGAAAAAACCAAGGCTTTGCTCGCAGCTATTGATCTGGGCGCATGGGTGCTTGGGCAGTTTGAAACCGCCAGTGATGTTAAAGCAAAGCTATCTGAAGATACCGTTATATTGACATCGCTTGCGCCCCTGCATGGTGCCAAAACGCCTTTCCATTTCGTGGTGCATGACACCTTAGGGCAATCAATCGTTATAGAGTTTTCTAGCGAAAAACAGAATGTTTATGATAACCCTGTTGGTGTGATGACGAACGGCCCGGAATTCACCTGGCATCTCACCAACCTGAATAATTATACGTTTCTGACCAATCTCGATCAGTCAACTGGAAAATTTGGTGGACTGGACGTCACTCAGCCGGATTCTGGAATTGCAACCGCGGGGCTACCGGCGTCCAACACATCAGTAGGGCGGTTTGTTCGCGCTGCATATTACTCGACATTCGCTGAAAAAACACAACCTGGAAACGCAGTTTCCGCACTTGCGCACATTATGAATAATTTCGATCGGCCCCGCGGCATAACGATTGACCCCCCTCAGTCTGGCGGGTTGGATATTGAAGGCATTTCGGCCACAAATGAACAGGAATACAAGACTGAATACACGTCATGGACTGTTCTTGCTGATCTCAACAAGAAACAGTTCTACGTGCGAACTTATAGCGGTATAAATTTCACAAAGTTCGATCTTCAACGGCTGTTTTCTGTGACAGAACTTAAAGTTGCGTCACTCGAGAAGATTTCGCGCCTCAATCTTCCTGACGCGACGGACGCATTTCTCCAGTAA
- a CDS encoding DUF1656 domain-containing protein, translating into MSGPSVSLFGAYFPSWMLCLLISIIITLLLRMLFIRLGIDDIFPFRLTAYTAIVIAIACGLALFVYGR; encoded by the coding sequence GTGTCAGGTCCGTCAGTATCTTTATTTGGGGCATATTTTCCATCATGGATGCTTTGTCTTCTGATTTCAATAATCATCACCCTGTTGCTTCGGATGTTGTTTATTCGTCTGGGAATTGATGACATTTTTCCATTTCGCCTCACAGCCTATACCGCAATCGTCATAGCGATCGCCTGTGGCCTCGCTCTTTTTGTATATGGGCGATGA
- the nikR gene encoding nickel-responsive transcriptional regulator NikR: MQRITITVDDGLMEDLDALIVLKGYANRSEAVRDLVRSSMNEAAVASDSSGQCVGVLSYVFQHDARDLAKKLTSSHHEHHNMSVASLHVHLNEDLCLEVSLLRGDVKSVKEFANSIISQRAVVYGDVSIIPHDSHSH; encoded by the coding sequence ATGCAGAGAATTACAATCACAGTGGATGATGGTCTGATGGAAGATCTTGATGCGCTGATTGTTTTGAAAGGTTATGCCAATCGTTCTGAAGCAGTCCGCGATCTTGTGCGTTCCAGCATGAATGAGGCAGCGGTTGCATCGGATTCCTCAGGGCAATGTGTTGGTGTTTTAAGCTACGTCTTTCAACATGATGCGCGTGACCTCGCTAAAAAACTGACTAGCTCGCATCACGAACATCACAATATGTCCGTTGCTTCGTTGCATGTTCATTTAAACGAGGATCTTTGCCTTGAGGTGAGCCTTCTCAGAGGAGATGTGAAGTCGGTAAAAGAGTTTGCGAACTCAATCATTTCGCAGCGCGCCGTGGTTTATGGGGATGTTTCAATTATTCCCCATGACAGTCACTCACATTAG
- a CDS encoding FUSC family protein produces the protein MGSARIGCIAKAGVIWALFAMSDPPQTWMRNVFNVQPVVYWPWRHSLRLALITTVPLTIGFLCGNAVAALFVCLGGLLSAISVQTDPYRDRFNRIFTAVPFGIGGFAIGSVIAEQGLLTIAGVVLIAMVSGWISFWGKTFSAGALQMLIMTVVASHATQSSLSMTMPLLFGLGALYAALLLGIEAILIPKQPERKLTSLLFASLANLARVASRKPKDNAEIKTALHEAIEAQANAYSVILRAQTRKADGSEDFETGKKILTLADRLIVVLATQQADAGNLSEVAQSLELMSKAVLKPGIQRSSTAPALENGAVATLVAQMWELACAPLWFVSSSQTPSLRSLSHELGGLNEGRLRAQFEAPRSDLVNIFSLALCMLIAMLAEFYLPGNRSYWIPLSVAVILKPDFGSVFVRSLQRSAGTMVGVLLGILIFYLVPKGLCLVVVVGLLSAIIPWASLKNYAWQCAFLTPLILILIDLIVAGPTVDYGPQRLIDTFLGAVIVLVFGYFIWPKPVKVSFATRYDKPLKAIAKYIDGLRGASQSSFDDTVEERHNIYVEIFGLRKWVQSFLAEPPPTSKEALLWLPRIDDAEQLVGRVDDYLVGCEAIHKLPETAKLDAFIAEVDKLAPAAEANDIAISNPGSTV, from the coding sequence ATGGGTTCAGCCAGAATAGGCTGTATCGCAAAAGCAGGTGTCATATGGGCATTGTTTGCAATGAGTGATCCGCCGCAAACGTGGATGCGTAATGTGTTCAACGTGCAGCCGGTAGTTTACTGGCCGTGGCGACACTCCCTGAGGCTTGCGCTTATAACCACCGTGCCGTTAACCATCGGGTTCCTTTGTGGCAATGCTGTAGCGGCGCTTTTCGTCTGTTTGGGCGGTTTGCTATCGGCAATAAGCGTGCAAACCGATCCTTATCGTGACCGGTTCAATCGCATTTTTACGGCCGTTCCGTTCGGTATCGGCGGATTTGCGATTGGCTCAGTTATTGCCGAACAAGGTCTGCTAACCATCGCAGGTGTTGTTTTGATTGCCATGGTTTCCGGTTGGATCAGCTTCTGGGGAAAGACCTTTTCGGCTGGTGCACTTCAAATGTTGATTATGACGGTGGTCGCCTCCCATGCGACGCAGTCGTCATTATCTATGACGATGCCGCTCTTGTTTGGTCTTGGAGCGCTATATGCAGCACTCCTTCTGGGCATAGAAGCGATATTAATTCCGAAACAGCCAGAACGTAAACTCACTTCGCTGCTGTTCGCGTCTTTGGCAAATCTTGCCCGCGTCGCGTCGCGGAAGCCGAAAGACAATGCCGAAATCAAAACTGCTTTGCACGAAGCGATAGAGGCGCAAGCTAATGCTTATAGCGTTATCCTCCGGGCGCAAACGCGCAAAGCTGATGGCAGCGAAGACTTTGAAACAGGGAAGAAGATTCTTACGCTCGCGGATCGGTTGATTGTTGTGCTAGCAACCCAACAGGCTGATGCTGGCAATTTAAGTGAGGTTGCTCAATCGCTTGAACTGATGTCAAAGGCTGTTCTCAAGCCCGGAATACAACGCTCATCGACCGCTCCAGCATTGGAAAATGGCGCAGTCGCCACTCTGGTCGCGCAAATGTGGGAACTGGCTTGCGCTCCACTTTGGTTCGTAAGCTCATCGCAAACACCTTCCCTGCGAAGTCTTTCCCATGAACTTGGCGGTCTCAATGAAGGCCGCCTACGTGCTCAGTTTGAAGCGCCGCGCAGTGATCTGGTGAACATTTTCAGTCTAGCCTTATGCATGCTGATTGCAATGCTTGCCGAGTTCTATCTTCCGGGAAATCGCTCTTACTGGATTCCGCTCTCGGTCGCTGTGATACTCAAGCCCGATTTTGGCTCCGTGTTTGTGCGTTCTTTGCAGCGAAGCGCGGGTACTATGGTTGGAGTTCTGCTCGGGATCCTGATCTTTTATCTGGTACCTAAAGGGCTATGCCTTGTCGTCGTGGTAGGTCTTCTGAGCGCAATTATTCCCTGGGCTTCACTTAAAAACTACGCCTGGCAATGTGCTTTCCTCACTCCACTCATTTTGATTTTGATCGATCTCATTGTGGCAGGGCCGACCGTTGACTATGGCCCGCAGCGCCTGATCGATACATTTCTTGGTGCCGTGATTGTGCTTGTTTTCGGCTATTTTATTTGGCCAAAACCGGTGAAAGTTTCGTTCGCTACGCGCTATGACAAGCCGCTCAAGGCGATAGCGAAATATATCGATGGGCTGCGGGGAGCCAGCCAAAGCTCGTTTGATGATACCGTTGAAGAACGGCATAACATTTACGTCGAGATATTTGGCCTGCGCAAATGGGTTCAAAGCTTTCTGGCAGAGCCACCTCCTACAAGCAAGGAAGCGCTCTTATGGTTGCCGCGCATCGATGACGCTGAACAACTCGTCGGTCGCGTGGACGATTACCTTGTTGGCTGTGAAGCCATCCATAAACTACCTGAAACAGCTAAGCTGGATGCCTTCATAGCTGAAGTGGATAAACTTGCCCCGGCTGCTGAAGCCAATGATATCGCTATAAGCAATCCGGGTTCCACTGTGTGA